In one Drosophila gunungcola strain Sukarami chromosome 2R unlocalized genomic scaffold, Dgunungcola_SK_2 000011F, whole genome shotgun sequence genomic region, the following are encoded:
- the LOC128255346 gene encoding pseudouridylate synthase TRUB2, mitochondrial — translation MALTKVYDAATVFKHLNGILNVYKPAGMKVKHVRNAIIGNICKGLNEMEQREPRKLPENRPLLGTGTAADHVLHNIASQTDLSDHVLSAGPRYLPRDLICTTVSSLGEHTSGVLLLGINRGTGQSISIRKNRPVRVYHITGRLGSATETHLPDSRVTARSNHRHVSADRISGLASSMQASHQRKMFELCGVDLQTQEAYELACKGLLRPADDSQPVVYGIKLIQFERPHFTLEVHAINETQEYLAMLVNDMALELRTVAHCSQLRCVRHAHFDVRDSLLRHAWHLPGVVKNLRQQRDILRTHPQLLRQSRVELQATQ, via the exons ATGGCTCTCACGAAGGTCTACGATGCTGCCACAGTGTTTAAGCACTTAAACGGCATTCTAAATGTGTATAAACCGGCCGGCATGAAGGTAAAACACGTGCGCAATGCCATTATCGGCAACATTTGCAAGG GTCTCAACGAAATGGAGCAACGGGAGCCTCGTAAATTGCCGGAGAACCGACCCCTTCTGGGGACAGGCACCGCCGCAGACCACGTGCTGCACAACATAGCCAGCCAGACGGATCTGTCGGACCACGTTCTGTCCGCCGGTCCGCGGTATCTTCCGCGGGACCTGATCTGCACCACAGTATCCAGCCTGGGCGAACACACCAGCGGCGTCCTGC TCTTGGGCATCAACAGGGGAACGGGTCAGTCCATCAGCATTCGGAAAAACCGACCTGTGCGAGTCTACCACATCACGGGCCGCCTGGGCAGCGCCACGGAGACCCACCTGCCAGACTCACGGGTCACTGCGCGCTCCAACCACCGACACGTTTCGGCGGATAGAATCAGCGGCCTGGCCTCCTCCATGCAGGCCTCGCATCAGCGGAAGATGTTCGAGCTCTGCGGCGTCGATCTGCAGACCCAGGAGGCCTATGAACTGGCCTGCAAGGGCCTTCTCCGCCCCGCAGACGACAGCCAGCCCGTTGTCTATGGCATAAAACTGATACAGTTCGAGCGGCCGCACTTCACGCTGGAAGTGCACGCCATCAACGAGACGCAGGAGTACCTGGCCATGCTTGTCAATGACATGGCCTTGGAGCTCCGCACCGTGGCGCACTGCTCCCAGCTGCGCTGCGTGCGGCACGCCCACTTCGATGTGCGGGACAGTCTGCTGAGACACGCCTGGCACTTGCCAGGAGTCGTCAAGAACCTGCGCCAGCAGCGTGACATCCTCCGAACGCACCCACAACTGCTGCGACAGTCGCGAGTCGAGCTGCAAGCTACACAGTAA
- the LOC128255370 gene encoding WD repeat-containing protein 74, with product MKWTTANLKHANYTAKHELYVGTHTGSFKHLVPASEKSPHGQSNLSDLVGLDKDSRVTSLAFGNEAQTEILLGRAKNTVELHSFAEGKSSRKSVSFTAAPIVGLARYNDKLIAGIGNGQIQSLELEADEEAEPVVITTGNQIDHLRQCAQVRNIVATGGKERQNNLKVYDLSNDGKQIFSSKNLPNDYLQLEVPVWDSDIGFVDGPSVLATCSRTGYVRLYDTRKQRRPVACFASEEHGMSFTTLVARGNFIYTGTTMGALKAFDTRRMKTHVHTYKGFTGGISDLHLDATGRYLSSASLDRYVRIHDAESTVLLYQCYVKSKATKILIRQLENEPQDSEQPEEDADLEVDNNVMENKSLKATPVDNEYEDLFDQMPTVGDSDNESEGEGETTTKQSKTKLKRKSLNQSLKIKKKKL from the exons ATGAAGTGGACTACTGCGAATTTAAAGCACGCCAACTACACGGCGAAGCATGAACTGTATGTGGGAACGCACACGGGCTCCTTCAAGC ACCTGGTGCCCGCTTCGGAAAAGTCTCCGCATGGACAAAGCAACTTGAGTGACCTGGTTGGCTTGGACAAGGATTCTCGCGTCACATCGCTGGCCTTTGGCAACGAGGCTCAGACGGAAATCCTGCTCGGTCGGGCCAAGAACACTGTTGAGCTGCACTCCTTTGCAGAGGGAAAGAGCTCCAGGAAGTCGGTGTCCTTCACAGCCGCACCAATCGTGGGCTTGGCCCGGTACAATGACAAGCTGATTGCCGGCATTGGCAACGGACAAATACAGAGTCTGGAGCTGGAGGCGGACGAGGAAGCCGAGCCTGTGGTCATCACCACGGGCAATCAAATCGACCACCTGCGTCAGTGTGCGCAGGTCAGGAACATTGTGGCCACCGGCGGAAAGGAGCGGCAGAACAATCTGAAGGTCTACGACCTGAGCAATGACGGCAAACAGATCTTCAGTTCCAAGAACCTGCCAAACGACTATCTGCAGTTGGAGGTGCCCGTCTGGGACAGCGACATCGGCTTTGTGGATGGACCCAGTGTCCTGGCCACCTGCTCCCGAACCGGCTACGTTCGCCTCTACGATACGCGCAAGCAGCGCCGTCCAGTTGCCTGCTTTGCCAGCGAGGAGCACGGAATGAGTTTCACGACGTTGGTGGCGCGGGGCAATTTCATTTACACAGGCACCACAATGGGCGCTCTGAAGGCCTTTGACACACGACGCATGAAAACCCATGTGCATACCTACAAGGGATTCACCGGCGGGATCAGTGACCTTCATCTGGATGCCACCGGTCGCTATCTGAGCTCGGCCAGCCTAGACCGATATGTGCGCATCCATGACGCTGAATCCACAGTGCTGCTCTACCAATGCTACGTCAAATCAAAAGCCACCAAAATCCTAATCCGTCAGCTGGAAAACGAGCCACAGGACAGTGAACAGCCCGAAGAGGACGCAGATCTAGAAGTGGATAACAATGTGATGGAAAACAAGAGCCTTAAGGCAACACCCGTAGACAATGAGTACGAGGACTTGTTTGATCAGATGCCCACTGTGGG CGACAGCGACAATGAGTCTGAAGGAGAAGGGGAGACAACTACCAAGCAATCAAAGACCAAGCTGAAACGAAAGTCTCTTAATCagtcattgaaaataaaaaagaaaaagttgtaa
- the LOC128255368 gene encoding neuropeptide CCHamide-2 receptor isoform X1, producing the protein MFAALMDVGQTLAGSLATEGNDSGLLATGQDEGGVEVGMEMGMGQHNASADGGMVPYVPVLDRPETYIVTVLYTLIFIVGVLGNGTLVIIFFRHRSMRNIPNTYILSLALADLLVILVCVPVATIVYTQESWPFERNMCRISEFFKDISIGVSVFTLTALSGERYCAIVNPLRKLQTKPLTVFTAVIIWILAILLGMPSFLVSDIKSYPVYTANGNMTIEVCSPFRDPEYAKYMVAAKAFIYYLLPLSIIGALYIMMAKRLHMSARNMPGEQQSMQSRTQARARRHVARMVVAFVVVFFICFFPYHVFELWYHFYPTAEEDFDDFWNVLRIVGFCTSFLNSCVNPVALYCVSGVFRQHFNRYLCCICVKRQPHLRQHSTATGMMDNTSVMSMRRSTYVGGAAAGQLRASLHRNSSNHGGGVGFGSGRVGSFHRQDSMALQHGNGHGAATGGASCGPGSGGRAPAVGEKR; encoded by the exons ATGTTCGCCGCCCTGATGGACGTGGGCCAGACGTTGGCGGGCAGCCTGGCGACGGAGGGCAACGACAGCGGACTCCTGGCAACGGGACAGGATGAGGGTGGGGTCGAAGTGGGCATGGAGATGGGCATGGGTCAGCACAACGCCAGTGCCGACGGCGGCATGGTGCCGTATGTGCCCGTGCTGGACCGCCCGGAGACGTACATTGTCACCGTGCTGTACACGCTCATCTTCATCGTGGGAGTGCTGGGCAACGGCACGCTGGTCATAATCTTCTTTCGCCATCGCTCCATGCGCAACATACCCAACAC CTACATTCTGTCGCTGGCTTTGGCCGATCTGCTGGTGATTCTGGTGTGCGTGCCCGTGGCCACGATTGTCTACACGCAGGAGAGCTGGCCCTTCGAGCGGAACATGTGCCGCATCAGCGAGTTCTTCAAGGACATCTCCATCGGGGTGTCCGTCTTCACACTGACCGCTCTGTCCGGCGAGCGGTACTGCGCCATTGTGAATCCCCTACGCAAGCTTCAG ACCAAGCCCCTCACCGTCTTCACGGCGGTGATTATCTGGATATTGGCCATTTTGCTGGGAATGCCATCGTTCCTGGTCTCCGACATCAAGTCCTATCCCGTGTACACGGCCAATGGCAACATGACCATCGAGGTGTGCTCCCCATTCCGAGACCCGGAGTATGCGAA GTACATGGTGGCGGCCAAGGCGTTCATCTACTACCTGCTCCCGCTGTCCATTATCGGCGCCCTTTACATCATGATGGCCAAGCGGCTCCACATGAGTGCCCGCAACATGCCCGGCGAGCAGCAGAGCATGCAGAGTCGCACCCAGGCCAGAGCTCGTCGTCATGTGGCCCGCATGGTGGTGGCCTTTGTGGTGG TGTTCTTCATCTGCTTTTTCCCGTACCACGTGTTCGAGCTGTGGTACCACTTCTATCCCACGGCGGAGGAGGACTTCGATGACTTCTGGAACGTGCTCCGCATCGTGGGATTCTGCACAAG CTTCCTCAACTCCTGCGTGAATCCAGTGGCCCTCTACTGCGTGTCCGGGGTGTTCCGGCAGCACTTCAACCGCTACCTGTGCTGCATCTGCGTGAAGCGGCAGCCGCACCTGCGGCAGCACTCCACGGCCACGGGAATGATGGACAATACCAGCGTGATGTCGATGCGTCGCTCCACCTACGTGGGCGGAGCAGCAGCTGGCCAGCTGCGGGCCTCCCTGCACCGGAACAGCAGCAATCACGGCGGGGGCGTGGGATTTGGGAGTGGTCGTGTGGGCAGTTTCCATCGGCAGGACTCGATGGCGCTGCAGCATGGCAATGGGCATGGAGCTGCGACAGGCGGGGCATCCTGCGGACCTGGATCCGGCGGACGTGCCCCGGCCGTGGGCGAGAAGAGGTGA
- the LOC128255368 gene encoding neuropeptide CCHamide-2 receptor isoform X3, which yields MPSFLVSDIKSYPVYTANGNMTIEVCSPFRDPEYAKYMVAAKAFIYYLLPLSIIGALYIMMAKRLHMSARNMPGEQQSMQSRTQARARRHVARMVVAFVVVFFICFFPYHVFELWYHFYPTAEEDFDDFWNVLRIVGFCTSFLNSCVNPVALYCVSGVFRQHFNRYLCCICVKRQPHLRQHSTATGMMDNTSVMSMRRSTYVGGAAAGQLRASLHRNSSNHGGGVGFGSGRVGSFHRQDSMALQHGNGHGAATGGASCGPGSGGRAPAVGEKR from the exons ATGCCATCGTTCCTGGTCTCCGACATCAAGTCCTATCCCGTGTACACGGCCAATGGCAACATGACCATCGAGGTGTGCTCCCCATTCCGAGACCCGGAGTATGCGAA GTACATGGTGGCGGCCAAGGCGTTCATCTACTACCTGCTCCCGCTGTCCATTATCGGCGCCCTTTACATCATGATGGCCAAGCGGCTCCACATGAGTGCCCGCAACATGCCCGGCGAGCAGCAGAGCATGCAGAGTCGCACCCAGGCCAGAGCTCGTCGTCATGTGGCCCGCATGGTGGTGGCCTTTGTGGTGG TGTTCTTCATCTGCTTTTTCCCGTACCACGTGTTCGAGCTGTGGTACCACTTCTATCCCACGGCGGAGGAGGACTTCGATGACTTCTGGAACGTGCTCCGCATCGTGGGATTCTGCACAAG CTTCCTCAACTCCTGCGTGAATCCAGTGGCCCTCTACTGCGTGTCCGGGGTGTTCCGGCAGCACTTCAACCGCTACCTGTGCTGCATCTGCGTGAAGCGGCAGCCGCACCTGCGGCAGCACTCCACGGCCACGGGAATGATGGACAATACCAGCGTGATGTCGATGCGTCGCTCCACCTACGTGGGCGGAGCAGCAGCTGGCCAGCTGCGGGCCTCCCTGCACCGGAACAGCAGCAATCACGGCGGGGGCGTGGGATTTGGGAGTGGTCGTGTGGGCAGTTTCCATCGGCAGGACTCGATGGCGCTGCAGCATGGCAATGGGCATGGAGCTGCGACAGGCGGGGCATCCTGCGGACCTGGATCCGGCGGACGTGCCCCGGCCGTGGGCGAGAAGAGGTGA
- the LOC128255368 gene encoding neuropeptide CCHamide-2 receptor isoform X2, producing MFAALMDVGQTLAGSLATEGNDSGLLATGQDEGGVEVGMEMGMGQHNASADGGMVPYVPVLDRPETYIVTVLYTLIFIVGVLGNGTLVIIFFRHRSMRNIPNTYILSLALADLLVILVCVPVATIVYTQESWPFERNMCRISEFFKDISIGVSVFTLTALSGERYCAIVNPLRKLQVTPHRLHGGDYLDIGHFAGNAIVPGLRHQVLSRVHGQWQHDHRGVLPIPRPGVCEVHGGGQGVHLLPAPAVHYRRPLHHDGQAAPHECPQHARRAAEHAESHPGQSSSSCGPHGGGLCGGVLHLLFPVPRVRAVVPLLSHGGGGLR from the exons ATGTTCGCCGCCCTGATGGACGTGGGCCAGACGTTGGCGGGCAGCCTGGCGACGGAGGGCAACGACAGCGGACTCCTGGCAACGGGACAGGATGAGGGTGGGGTCGAAGTGGGCATGGAGATGGGCATGGGTCAGCACAACGCCAGTGCCGACGGCGGCATGGTGCCGTATGTGCCCGTGCTGGACCGCCCGGAGACGTACATTGTCACCGTGCTGTACACGCTCATCTTCATCGTGGGAGTGCTGGGCAACGGCACGCTGGTCATAATCTTCTTTCGCCATCGCTCCATGCGCAACATACCCAACAC CTACATTCTGTCGCTGGCTTTGGCCGATCTGCTGGTGATTCTGGTGTGCGTGCCCGTGGCCACGATTGTCTACACGCAGGAGAGCTGGCCCTTCGAGCGGAACATGTGCCGCATCAGCGAGTTCTTCAAGGACATCTCCATCGGGGTGTCCGTCTTCACACTGACCGCTCTGTCCGGCGAGCGGTACTGCGCCATTGTGAATCCCCTACGCAAGCTTCAGGTGA CCCCTCACCGTCTTCACGGCGGTGATTATCTGGATATTGGCCATTTTGCTGGGAATGCCATCGTTCCTGGTCTCCGACATCAAGTCCTATCCCGTGTACACGGCCAATGGCAACATGACCATCGAGGTGTGCTCCCCATTCCGAGACCCGGAGTATGCGAA GTACATGGTGGCGGCCAAGGCGTTCATCTACTACCTGCTCCCGCTGTCCATTATCGGCGCCCTTTACATCATGATGGCCAAGCGGCTCCACATGAGTGCCCGCAACATGCCCGGCGAGCAGCAGAGCATGCAGAGTCGCACCCAGGCCAGAGCTCGTCGTCATGTGGCCCGCATGGTGGTGGCCTTTGTGGTGG TGTTCTTCATCTGCTTTTTCCCGTACCACGTGTTCGAGCTGTGGTACCACTTCTATCCCACGGCGGAGGAGGACTTCGATGA
- the LOC128255367 gene encoding uncharacterized protein LOC128255367 has translation MSKRVSIVLPEEMPSAPSIKKKPPKQSPTMKSAIKSTASVQRDLVPPVFVVVSPQTSQSSMSSGQQISISSLTNPVKDVSGSGEGTSSIEAVPSPESGALVHTGSTTNSQQTANYESASTSIKQFLRSTVALVRAGESFTSVKRLFHKFIKNSSGSNSNLSTSHDSSNSSQGIRKDNPYLSRSNDTLLSDLPPQLTIPSTSQMTTSIRNSNYSFNNAIYDRTSLLSDSVTPLTGYTAKTEEAGYRTDASIQTASKSLGQDLASLSELPSGSGQAGSRSPGQVRSRTSSRSVRKKRRTSVPSSSRKSPKMSPRRDHDSPAVEPVFALVSSSGPNSEQERSSRSRRRSSQGSGGASPKITARVSVSSVSKPGLDKSGGGQSPRSVLSKTSSRRSSRSGSRASASKIPEYKQQKSDVDYAFALVSPQEEEVGEQPVESSAGEVEDGLTSCRTYQEHCKCHHCQDMRRALKRADFFQSPEGQKRLETKLLAKNFFMDLCALAEVRSQVRANLLGIRRHPSARLSYPVSICGASRLDGGALSLQWFTHDLDNVDHFDFFVDNKPNRSVYNLRANGTVLLDVNAAETHTLRMRAVPRRSSSGQDALVEQFMAEVAAGHMRHVRQGQLFARCLKHLDAQPQQRTLVDFWTDSEFLYLPTPSR, from the coding sequence ATGTCCAAGAGGGTGAGCATAGTGTTGCCGGAGGAGATGCCTTCGGCTCCTTCGATAAAAAAGAAGCCGCCAAAGCAGAGCCCAACCATGAAGAGTGCCATCAAGAGCACCGCCAGCGTTCAAAGGGATCTTGTACCCCCCGTGTTTGTGGTCGTTAGTCCGCAGACTAGCCAGAGCTCGATGAGCTCAGGTCAGCAGATAAGCATCAGCTCCCTAACAAATCCGGTTAAGGACGTATCCGGATCCGGGGAAGGGACATCCAGCATTGAAGCTGTTCCATCTCCGGAAAGCGGCGCCTTGGTCCACACCGGCTCTACGACGAATTCCCAGCAAACGGCTAACTACGAATCGGCCAGCACCTCGATAAAGCAGTTCCTCCGCAGCACAGTTGCTCTCGTTCGGGCAGGTGAATCCTTCACATCGGTGAAGCGTCtttttcacaagtttatcAAGAACAGCAGCGGCTCGAATTCCAATCTTTCGACCTCGCACGACTCCTCAAACTCCTCCCAAGGCATTAGGAAGGATAACCCTTATCTTAGCAGGTCCAATGACACGCTTCTGTCCGATTTACCGCCCCAGCTCACAATCCCCAGCACTTCGCAGATGACCACGAGCATTCGGAACTCGAACTACTCCTTCAATAACGCCATTTACGACCGCACAAGCCTTCTCTCTGACTCCGTCACTCCGCTGACGGGCTATACGGCCAAAACTGAGGAGGCTGGCTACCGAACCGATGCCTCCATACAGACCGCCTCGAAAAGTCTGGGGCAGGACTTGGCCAGCTTGTCGGAGCTACCGTCGGGAAGTGGACAGGCCGGAAGTAGGTCACCTGGTCAGGTCCGCTCCAGGACAAGCAGTCGATCAGTCCGCAAGAAACGGCGGACTTCCGTTCCTAGTTCCTCCAGAAAGTCGCCCAAGATGTCGCCCCGCAGAGACCATGATTCGCCCGCTGTGGAGCCCGTATTTGCCTTGGTCAGTTCCTCTGGACCCAACTCTGAGCAGGAACGTTCGAGCAGATCCCGTCGGAGGAGCAGCCAAGGCTCAGGCGGAGCATCACCCAAAATTACGGCTAGGGTATCGGTTAGTTCCGTCTCGAAACCGGGACTAGACAAGTCTGGTGGTGGCCAGTCGCCCAGATCTGTTCTGTCGAAGACCAGCTCTCGTCGAAGTTCCCGCTCAGGATCCCGAGCCAGTGCCTCAAAGATCCCGGAGTATAAACAGCAGAAGAGCGATGTGGACTATGCCTTTGCCCTGGTCAGCCCCCAGGAGGAGGAGGTTGGCGAACAGCCCGTAGAGAGCAGTGCCGGGGAGGTAGAGGATGGCTTGACCAGCTGCCGGACGTACCAGGAGCATTGCAAGTGCCACCACTGCCAGGACATGCGGCGGGCGCTGAAGAGGGCCGACTTCTTCCAGTCGCCGGAGGGACAGAAGCGACTGGAGACCAAGCTGCTGGCCAAGAACTTCTTCATGGATCTGTGTGCCCTCGCGGAGGTGCGCAGCCAGGTGCGGGCCAACCTGCTGGGCATTCGTCGGCATCCTTCGGCGCGACTCAGTTACCCGGTGAGCATCTGCGGAGCCAGTCGCCTGGACGGCGGTGCGCTCTCCCTACAGTGGTTCACCCACGACCTGGACAACGTGGACCATTTTGACTTCTTCGTGGACAACAAGCCGAACCGGAGTGTCTACAACCTGAGGGCCAACGGCACCGTGCTCCTCGACGTGAACGCCGCCGAGACGCACACCCTGCGCATGCGGGCGGTGCCGCGGCGAAGCAGCAGTGGCCAGGATGCCCTGGTGGAGCAGTTCATGGCCGAGGTGGCCGCCGGGCACATGCGGCACGTGCGGCAGGGCCAACTGTTCGCCCGGTGCCTCAAGCACTTGGACGCCCAGCCGCAGCAGCGTACGCTGGTGGACTTCTGGACGGACAGCGAGTTCTTGTACCTGCCCACGCCATCCCGCTGA